The Saprospiraceae bacterium genome contains the following window.
CATTGGTGGGATATTATTTAAAATAAACGTTCCCAATTTAATGTTGTCCTGGACTAAATCTCGCTCACCCTGATAAATTGTGATTTTGAGGTTTTTTTGACCATCCACAGAAGTCGTATAATTTCGAGCAAGTTGAACTGGGATTTTCGAATTTCTTGGAATGATTGTGTCCATAAGACCACCCAATGTTTCAATCCCAAGAGACAAAGGATTCACATCTAAAAGCAACCAGTCGTTTCGGTTGCCTTGTAAAATTTCAGCTTGAATGGCAGCACCTAATGCTACCACTTCTTCCGGATTTAAAAAATCATTGATAGGTCTGTTAAAATGTTCAAATAATTTTCGTTTTACCAAAGACAATCTTGACGAACCGCCAACTAAAATAATTTCATCAATTTCCTGTGAACTTAGACCACTGTCTTTTAATGCCAATTGGCAAGATTTTATGGTTTTATTTATCCAATTCGAAGACAATTGTTCTAAATTTTCTGTGGTTAAGCTTAGTTCAATCCCAAGCCAGGTTTGTTTAAATAAATTATGATCTAGTAAAAATATTTTTGCTTGTTCAGCAACGGTTCGTAGAGCGGCCTTGTTTTCCGGACTGGAATCAATTTTATACAGTGTTTCCCAATAGCGTACAATTTCCTGATCAATGTCATCACCTCCTAACATATTGTCACCATGGGTTGATAAGATATCAAACACGCCATTTTCTATTCTTAAAATTGAAACATCAAAGGTGCCGCCTCCTAAATCGTATACCATGATATGTTTTGTTTGGTTTGGGTCTATTCCCAAGCCATACGCCATGGCAGCAGCAGTCGGTTCGTTTATGATTCTCAAAACATCCAGTCCAGCTAATTTACCGGCTTCCCGGGTAGCTTGTCTTTGATGGTCATTAAAATAAGCAGGAACGGTAATAACTACTTTAGAAATGGTGCATTTTAAATAGTTTTCTGCGTTTAATTTTAATTCTTTTAAAATGAATGAAGACAAGGCAATTGCGGTTATTGCCTGTGAAGCTACTGGTATAACAATCTCATTGGTATCGGGTTCTTGTTGTACAGAATAGGAAAGTTTGGAATGCGTGTTTATTAAATCCTGGTATGATTTGCCCATAAATCGTTTAAATGAGTAAATCATGTTCATAGGTGCTTCATGCATCCTGGTTAAGGCTTCATCACCTATAAAGGCGGTGCCCTCCTTATTAAACCAAACTGCGGAAGGCATGCTTTTTTTAGCTTTATCACCAATTGGAATAATGGTCGGCCGACCCTCCAAAGTGCAAGCAATCAAGCTGTTCGTTGTGCCTAAATCTATGCCAACTACAAGATCTGTATTGCTTTTTAATTTTCCGGTTTTAAAATCAATAGAAATTTTAGACATTTATAAGGCGATTCTGGCAATTAAACCTATTAATTACAGGATTGTTTAGGCTTGCATGAAAAACCAGCATAAAAATAAGGCTACCAGACTTTTTATTATTCTTTCGGCAATATTTATTACAAATGCCCTAATAGCTGAATTTATTGGTGTTAAGATATTTTCACTGGAAAAGTCTCTAAATCTTCCATTAAGTTCTTTTAACTTCTTTGGGCACAAAGATTTATCATTTCAGTTGACTGCAGGCGTATTAATTTGGCCAGTAGTATTTATTATGACTGACATAATAAATGAGTATTTTGGGAGACGTGGGGTAATTAGGCTGAGTTGGTTAGCTATTTTTATGATTGGGTATGCGTTTCTATTTGTTTATTTAGCTATAAACTTAGTGCCGGCTGATTTTTGGCCAAGTTCACATTTAGATTTTATTACCGATCCTCAAAAGAAAGAACAGCTTTCGAGTGAGGTTTCCAATTACAACACTGCATTTTCGCTCGTTTTTGGGCAAGGGTTAAAAATTATTGTAGCTTCAATTGTAGCATGTATCATCGGTCAGATTTTGGATGCATTGATATTCCATAAAATTAAATTACTAACTGGAAACAAAAGTATTTGGTTACGCGCAACTGGATCTACTTTAATTTCTTAATTTTTTGACAGTTATATTGTTCTGTTTATTGCGTTTTATTTTGGAGCCAATTGGCCAATATCACTGGTTTTAGCAATTGGTACCGTCAATTATATTTATAAAGTTTGTATGGCCATTGGCTTAACTCCTGTAATTTATTTGATTCATTCAATAATACATCGCTATCTTGGAGATGACTTAAGCAATGAATTGAAGGAAGATGCTATGAAATTATAAATTTATCTATGAAACAACAACTAACAAATCGCATTTTCATGGTTCGTCCGAAGCATTTTGGATTTAATCTTGAAACTGAAGCCAGTAATAAATTTCAAAAAAATATTTCGATATTAAACGCTGAAGAAATCCGTGATAAAGCGCTTCTTGAATTTGATAACATGGTAAACACCTTGACAACAAAAGGGGTGGATGTCGATGTATTTGAAGATCTACCGGATACCATATTGCCTGATTCCGTTTTTCCTAATAATTGGATATCAACTGAAGAAAATGGGACTATTTATACGTATCCAATGCAAGCTTTAATTCGTAGACAGGAGCGCAGGGAAGATATTGTTGAAAAATTAACTGAGAAGTATCTTGTAACAAAACGCTACAGTCTGGAATTATTTGAAGAACA
Protein-coding sequences here:
- the hscA gene encoding Fe-S protein assembly chaperone HscA, with protein sequence MSKISIDFKTGKLKSNTDLVVGIDLGTTNSLIACTLEGRPTIIPIGDKAKKSMPSAVWFNKEGTAFIGDEALTRMHEAPMNMIYSFKRFMGKSYQDLINTHSKLSYSVQQEPDTNEIVIPVASQAITAIALSSFILKELKLNAENYLKCTISKVVITVPAYFNDHQRQATREAGKLAGLDVLRIINEPTAAAMAYGLGIDPNQTKHIMVYDLGGGTFDVSILRIENGVFDILSTHGDNMLGGDDIDQEIVRYWETLYKIDSSPENKAALRTVAEQAKIFLLDHNLFKQTWLGIELSLTTENLEQLSSNWINKTIKSCQLALKDSGLSSQEIDEIILVGGSSRLSLVKRKLFEHFNRPINDFLNPEEVVALGAAIQAEILQGNRNDWLLLDVNPLSLGIETLGGLMDTIIPRNSKIPVQLARNYTTSVDGQKNLKITIYQGERDLVQDNIKLGTFILNNIPPMPAGLPKIEIKFNLNADGILSVSAKEIRSGIEQQIEIRSSLKLSDDEIQQRLKDSITNAESDANNKAKLDSINELNYLILNTKRFINQNKTILDSDELELMNFQLNNLIQVLATDSKKEIDQCINTFNTITAPIAHKIMDIQIKNSLSGSSVNKI